In Mytilus edulis chromosome 7, xbMytEdul2.2, whole genome shotgun sequence, a single genomic region encodes these proteins:
- the LOC139483173 gene encoding uncharacterized protein gives MKANPDKFQAIAVGNKSKSGNIKFNLDGNEILCDTEVKLLGVTIDYQLKFKTHISDICKKASRQLNVLKRIGKHLSKLGRLTIYHSYIMSNFNYCPVVWHFCGEGNTKKMEKIQERALRFIYEDFDSDYETLLLKSGLPSLKIRRLRMMAIETFKILHKESPVYLHDIINFKNVSYTFRKQQTVEIPQVRTTHFGLHSLRYAGATLWNELPDTIRAQTNLNQFKSMINNWNGNSCRCGSCRA, from the coding sequence atgaaagctAATCCAGATAAATTTCAGGCTATTGCTGTTGGGAATAAATCAAAAAGtggaaatattaaattcaatttGGACGGGAATGAAATTTTATGTGACACTGAGGTAAAGCTCCTGGGGGTGACAATAGATTATCAACTCAAGTTTAAAACTCATATctctgatatttgtaaaaaagcaTCAAGGCAGTTAAATGTTCTTAAAAGAATTGGAAAACATCTATCTAAATTGGGAAGGTTAACTATTTATCATTCATATATTATGTCTAATTTCAATTATTGTCCTGTGGTTTGGCATTTTTGTGGGGAGGGTAATACTAAAAAGATGGAAAAAATACAAGAACGTGCCTTGAGGTTCATATATGAAGATTTTGATAGTGATTATGAAACTCTGTTGTTAAAATCTGGTTTACcttctttaaaaataagacgCCTAAGAATGATGGCaatagaaacttttaaaatattacataaagAATCACCGGTGTATCTCCATGAtatcattaattttaaaaatgtatcttatacttttagaaaacaacaaactGTTGAAATTCCACAGGTGAGAACCACACATTTTGGCCTTCATTCATTAAGATATGCTGGAGCTACACTATGGAATGAGTTGCCTGACACGATCCGTGCACAGACAAACCTAAACCAGTTTAAAAGTATGATCAACAACTGGAATGGCAACTCATGCAGGTGTGGCTCCTGCAGAGCTTAa